One region of Drosophila teissieri strain GT53w chromosome 2L, Prin_Dtei_1.1, whole genome shotgun sequence genomic DNA includes:
- the LOC122611477 gene encoding long-chain fatty acid transport protein 4: protein MGWIFAVLVALVALLLTKPGWRWFYIAGATASRDLTALWAYIKLLRYTKRHERLNYTVAEVFERNVRAHPDKVAVVSETQRWTFRQVNEHANKVANVLQAQGYKKGDVVALLLENRAEYVATWLGLSKIGVITPLINTNLRGPSLLHSITVAHCTALIYGEDFLEAVTDVAKDLPANLTLFQFNNENNNSQTEKNIPQAKNLNALLSTASYEKPNKTNVNHHDKLVYIYTSGTTGLPKAAVISHSRYLFIAAGIHYTMGFQEEDIFYTPLPLYHTAGGIMCMGQSVLFGSTVSIRKKFSASNYFADCAKYNATIGQYIGEMARYILATKPSEYDQKHRVRLVFGNGLRPQIWPQFVQRFNIAKVGEFYGATEGNANIMNHDNTVGAIGFVSRILPKIYPISIIRADQDTGEPIRDRNGLCQLCAPNEPGVFIGKIVKGNPSREFLGYVDEKASAKKIVKDVFKHGDMAFLSGDLLVADEKGYLYFKDRTGDTFRWKGENVSTSEVEAQVSNVAGYKDTVVYGVTIPHTEGRAGMAAIYDPERELDLDVFAASLAKVLPAYARPQIIRLLTKVDLTGTFKLRKVDLQKEGYDPNAIKDSLYYQTSKGRYELLTPQVYDQVQRNEIRF, encoded by the exons ATGGGCTGGATATTTGCTGTGCTCGTCGCACTGGTGGCTCTGCTGCTGACCAAACCCGGCTGGCGATGGTTCTACATAGCGGGTGCGACCGCTAGTCGCGATCTGAC AGCTCTCTGGGCCTACATCAAGCTGCTGAGGTACACGAAGCGCCATGAGCGGCTCAACTACACGGTGGCGGAGGTCTTCGAGCGGAATGTGCGTGCCCATCCGGATAAGGTGGCTGTGGTCAGTGAGACGCAGCGCTGGACCTTCCGGCAGGTGAACGAGCACGCCAACAAAGTGGCCAATGTGCTGCAGGCGCAGGGCTACAAGAAGGGCGATGTGGTGGCCCTGTTGCTGGAGAACCGCGCCGAGTACGTGGCCACCTGGCTGGGTCTCTCCAAGATCGGTGTTATCACTCCGCTGATCAACACCAATCTGCGCGGTCCTTCCCTGCTGCACAGCATCACGGTGGCCCACTGCACGGCTCTCATTTACGGCGAGGACTTCCTGGAGGCGGTTACCGATGTGGCCAAGGATCTGCCTGCCAACCTCACGCTCTTCCAGTTCAACAacgagaacaacaacagccagaCGGAGAAGAACATTCCGCAGGCCAAGAACCTGAACGCTCTGCTGAGCACCGCCAGCTACGAGAAGCCTAACAAGACGAATGTGAACCACCACGACAAACTGGTCTACATCTACACCTCCGGCACCACAGGATTGCCGAAAGCAGCGGTTATCTCTCACTCCCG GTATCTGTTCATCGCCGCTGGCATCCACTACACGATGGGTTTCCAGGAGGAGGACATCTTCTACACGCCCTTGCCGTTGTACCACACCGCTGGAGGCATCATGTGCATGGGTCAGTCGGTGCTCTTTGGCTCCACGGTCTCCATTCGCAAGAAGTTCTCGGCATCCAACTATTTCGCCGACTGCGCCAAGTACAATGCAACA ATTGGTCAGTACATCGGTGAGATGGCCCGCTACATTCTAGCTACGAAGCCCTCGGAATACGACCAGAAACACCGAGTGCGTCTAGTCTTTGGAAACGGACTGCGACCGCAGATTTGGCCACAGTTTGTGCAGCGCTTCAACATCGCCAAGGTGGGCGAGTTCTATGGCGCCACCGAGGGCAATGCGAACATCATGAACCATGACAACACGGTGGGCGCCATCGGCTTTGTGTCGCGCATCCTGCCCAAGATCTACCCGATCTCGATCATTCGAGCCGATCAGGACACTGGTGAGCCCATCAGGGATAGGAATGGCCTATGCCAGCTGTGCGCTCCCAACGAGCCAGGCGTATTCATCGGCAAGATCGTCAAGGGAAATCCCTCTCGCGAATTCCTCGGCTACGTTGACGAAAAGGCCTCCGCCAAGAAGATTGTCAAGGATGTCTTCAAGCACGGCGATATGGCCTTCCTCTCCGGAGATTTGCTGGTTGCCGACGAGAAGGGCTATCTGTACTTCAAGGATCGCACCGGTGACACCTTCCGCTGGAAGGGCGAGAACGTGTCCACCAGCGAGGTGGAGGCGCAGGTCAGCAATGTGGCCGGGTACAAGGACACCGTGGTTTACGGCGTGACTATTCCGCACACCGAGGGAAGGGCCGGCATGGCCGCCATCTACGATCCTGAGCGAGAGTTGGACCTCGACGTCTTCGCCGCTAGTTTGGCCAAGGTGCTGCCCGCCTACGCTCGTCCCCAGATCATTCGATTGCTCACCAAGGTGGACCTGACTGGAACCTTCAAGCTGCGCAAGGTAGACCTGCAGAAGGAGGGCTACGACCCGAACGCCATCAAGGACTCACTGTACTACCAGACATCCAAGGGGCGGTACGAACTGCTCACGCCCCAGGTTTACGACCAGGTCCAGCGCAACGAGATCCGCTTCTAA
- the LOC122621230 gene encoding uncharacterized protein LOC122621230: MQKAIKKELSFSLDTLERYRAKYGRSASLDTNGSPIAHTDGEPVAPLPPSPSIFTKSLSPPKMTKLQELQQKKEAYLRAKEHEREMEQLQRTERRSIINGSDTPKPKTGSPPSTSPTPNASSSSTAAVATKSTSPAGYTNWSNHHATLCSQSWVAISELMYFCDKYEFTTLSTRDLRTHQEIVAEVRALLSGKAPFDQRTRFPGNIHDPENLWVCIGRCASVEYHLQRIISIFRKPLNQLTPDKQRTVRQNFHLAVSELRLDISARISEVRLYDRLVFEREFRLEWQDAEA; encoded by the coding sequence ATGCAGAAGGCCATCAAGAAGGAGCTCAGCTTCTCGCTGGACACGCTGGAGCGCTACCGGGCCAAGTACGGACGCAGTGCATCGCTGGACACAAACGGCTCTCCGATTGCTCACACAGACGGCGAGCCGGTTGCTCCTCTGCCGCCATCGCCCTCGATCTTCACAAAGTCCTTGTCGCCACCGAAGATGACCAagctgcaggagctgcagcagaagaaggaggCCTATTTGAGGGCCAAGGAGCACGAGCGGGaaatggagcagctgcagcgcaCAGAGCGAAGGTCCATCATAAATGGTTCGGATACGCCCAAACCCAAGACAGGCAGCCCACCGAGCACTTCTCCGACTCCGAATGCTAGTTCCTCGTCAACCGCTGCCGTGGCCACCAAGTCAACCAGTCCAGCTGGCTACACCAACTGGTCGAATCACCATGCCACACTCTGCTCCCAGTCGTGGGTGGCCATCTCCGAGCTCATGTACTTCTGCGACAAGTATGAGTTCACCACCCTCAGCACCCGCGACCTGAGGACGCACCAGGAGATCGTGGCCGAGGTGAGAGCTCTGCTGTCCGGCAAGGCGCCCTTCGATCAGCGCACCCGCTTCCCGGGTAACATCCACGATCCGGAGAACCTGTGGGTTTGCATCGGTCGCTGTGCCAGCGTGGAGTACCATCTGCAGCGCATCATCAGCATCTTCCGGAAACCTCTCAATCAATTGACACCGGACAAACAGCGAACGGTCCGTCAGAACTTCCACCTGGCGGTCAGCGAACTGCGGCTGGACATCTCGGCGAGGATCAGCGAGGTGCGGCTGTACGACCGCCTGGTCTTTGAGCGCGAGTTCCGGCTGGAGTGGCAGGATGCGGAGGCCTAG
- the LOC122616497 gene encoding uncharacterized protein LOC122616497, with protein sequence MTGTAAVLLSITIPTKAEEERLKKGYVQVVNGEVGMGGAMGTASRTSTIDSLSTIRSGESPEPKSHKVPNPPLPKIQIQTSHDELLDMPLDTDQEQVVRQILQKFHIPHAVWLPSQEGNAYHISFSMDFDERYENLYEALQEFGIGDREGSAISVVSCLAHRSYAQREDTEEQEDQPSSTEHTNAQKQGIWDRFMNSVRSRLNVAQIVRDVRQDAAITFDFCILLVSAAVLASFGLVENSTIFLASSMLISPLMGPIIAAIFGTVIQDRSLRRLGMLNELIGILTATLVGFLFGLVVCTTDHKYGIGEGLTEEMLSRCDLHSLVVGVFTAIPSGAAAAIGILGGNIGSLVGVAISASLLPPAVNSGLLWAVACIYKFFEHDDSLYVDVIKSRRYSDNQAKELAVLGGISMCLTLSNVLCVYLMGILVLKVKEIAPVIGRKNRQFWKHDIKLARHGKVETESEILNELMANLATEDKQAMGSLNRQFLRHLDESTYQHTWSPLSNRHSFSMPQPPGAGFSTIHRLEQLYATRIGSSIAPAERRHRHSVVSRPSQRSHEVSINLSPPQPRPRFASMPSQVQEDKDEPARKASIQATSSKRFTVTPARVDEQP encoded by the exons ATGACGGGAACAGCGGCAGTGCTGCTCAGCATTACGATTCCCAccaaggcggaggaggagcgcCTGAAGAAGGGGTACGTGCAGGTGGTCAATGGGGAGGTGGGCATGGGAGGGGCCATGGGCACCGCCAGCAGAACCTCGACCATTGATAGCTTGTCGACCATTCGGAGCGGGGAATCTCCGGAGCCGAAGAGCCACAAAGTCCCGAATCCCCCGCTGCCAAAGATCCAGATTCAGACGTCGCACGATGAGCTGCTCGACATGCCGCTGGACACGGACCAGGAGCAGGTGGTGCGCCAGATCCTGCAGAAATTTCACATTCCCCATGCCGTTTGGCTGCCCAGCCAGGAGGGCAATGCCTACCACATCAGCTTCTCCATGGACTTTGACGAGCGCTACGAGAATCTCTACGAGGCTCTGCAGGAATTCGGCATCGGCGATCGGGAGGGCTCGGCGATATCCGTGGTCAGCTGCCTGGCCCACAGATCCTACGCTCAGCGCGAGGATacggaggagcaggaagaCCAGCCCTCTAGCACAGA ACACACGAATGCCCAGAAGCAGGGAATCTGGGATCGGTTCATGAACTCGGTGCGCTCCCGCTTAAATGTGGCCCAGATCGTGAGGGATGTGCGCCAGGATGCGGCCATTACCTTCGACTTTTGCATACTCCTCGTGTCAGCAGC AGTTCTGGCGAGCTTTGGCCTGGTGGAGAATAGCACGATCTTCCTCGCCTCCAGCATGCTCATTTCCCCGCTCATGGGTCCCATAATCGCGGCCATATTCGGCACTGTGATCCAGGACCGATCGCTCCGCCGGCTGGGCATGCTGAACGAGCTGATTGGCATACTGACCGCCACGCTGGTGGGTTTCCTCTTCGGCCTGGTTGTGTGCACCACGGATCACAAGTACGGAATCGGCGAGGGGCTGACGGAGGAGATGCTGTCCCGCTGCGATCTGCACTCTCTGGTCGTTGGAGTATTCACGGCCATTCCATCGGGAGCAGCGGCGGCCATCGGCATCCTGGGCGGCAACATTGGCTCCCTGGTTGGCGTGGCCATATCAGCCTCGCTGCTGCCACCTGCGGTGAACTCCGGTCTCCTGTGGGCGGTTGCCTGCATTTACAAGTTCTTCGAGCACGACGATTCCCTCTACGTGGATGTGATTAAGTCGCGCCGCTACTCGGACAACCAGGCCAAGGAACTGGCCGTGCTCGGCGGCATCAGCATGTGCCTTACACTGTCCAACGTGCTGTGCGTCTATCTCATGGGCATCCTGGTGCTGAAAGTCAAGGAGATCGCACCGGTGATTGGGCGCAAGAACCGGCAGTTCTGGAAGCACGACATAAAGCTGGCGCGTCATGGAAAAGTGGAGACGGAGTCGGAGATTCTCAACGAGCTAATGGCCAACCTGGCCACCGAAGACAAGCAGGCGATGGGCTCCCTCAACCGTCAGTTCCTGCGCCACCTGGACGAGTCGACCTACCAGCACACTTGGTCGCCGCTCAGCAACCGACACAGTTTCTCAATGCCACAACCGCCTGGAGCCGGCTTCTCCACCATCCACCGCCTGGAACAATTGTATGCGACGAGAATTGGGAGTAGTATAGCACCAGCAGAGCGCCGCCATCGCCACAGTGTAGTGAGCAGGCCATCGCAAAGGAGCCACGAGGTCTCTATCAATTTGAGTCCGCCACAACCC CGTCCACGTTTCGCGAGCATGCCATCACAAGTGCAGGAAGACAAAGACGAGCCAGCGAGGAAAGCATCCATCCAAGCGACCAGCTCCAAGAGGTTTACAGTCACACCAGCTCGAGTTGATGAACAGCCCTAG
- the LOC122621215 gene encoding unconventional myosin ID: protein MAMQREAGVQDFVLLDQVTMEKFMDNLRKRFQNGSIYTYIGEVCVSMNPYRQMNIYGPETIRKYKGRELFENAPHVFAIADSAYRVLKQRQQDTCILISGESGAGKTEASKIIMKYIAAVTNTQGQNEIERVKNVLIQSNAILETFGNAKTNRNDNSSRFGKYMDIEFDYKADPVGGIITNYLLEKSRVVQQQPGERNFHSFYQLLRGANDNELRQYELQKETGKYHYLNQGSMDILTEKSDYKGTCNAFKTLGFSTDEVQTIWRTIAAVLHLGNVEFQTIEDDLVISNKQHLKSTAKLLQVTESELATALTTRVIAAGGNVMQKDHNATQAEYGKDALAKAIYDRLFTWIISRINRAILFRGSKTQARFNSVIGVLDIYGFEIFDCNSFEQFCINYCNEKLQQLFIELVLKQEQEEYQREGIEWTNIEYFNNKIICDLVEQPHKGIIAIMDEACLSVGKVTDDTLLGAMDKNLSKHPHYTSRQLKPTDKELKHREDFRITHYAGDVIYNINGFIEKNKDTLYQDFKRLLHNSKDANLSEMWPEGAQDIKKTTKRPLTAGTLFQRSMADLVVTLLKKEPFYVRCIKPNDLKSSTVFDEERVQHQVRYLGLLENLRVRRAGFVHRQRYDKFLLRYKMISQYTWPNFRAGTDRDGVRVLIEEKKFAQDVKYGHTKIFIRSPHTLFALEQQRNEMIPHIVTLLQKRVRGWIVRRNFKKMKAAITIMRAYKTYKLRSYVQELANRFRKAKQMRDYGKSIQWPQPPLAGRKAEAKLHRIFDFWRAYMILHKYPRSEWPQLRLQIIAATALAGRRPYWGQARRWLGDYLANSQDNSGYDAYNASVRNIKNHLANGETFRQVLFSSFAKKFNHRNKQSDRAFIVSDSTIYKLEGIKKKFKDMDRNIKIRELTSISVSPGRDQLIVFHSPKNKDLVFSLQGEYTPLKEDRIGELVGIVCKKYHDLTGTELRVNVSTNIACRLEDKARTITVEAASNVEVPNFHHKEGNIIFEVPAAYCV, encoded by the exons ATGGCGATGCAACGGGAAGCTGGAGTGCAGGACTTTGTCCTCCTCGACCAAGTGACCATGGAGAAGTTCATGGATAACCTGAGAAAGCG ATTCCAGAACGGGTCCATCTACACATACATCGGCGAGGTGTGCGTCTCGATGAATCCCTACAGACAGATGAACATCTACGGCCCGGAGACCATTCGCAAGTACAAGGGTCGGGAGCTGTTCGAGAACGCTCCCCACGTGTTCGCCATCGCCGACTCCGCCTACAGGGTGCTCAAGCAGCGCCAGCAGGACACCTGCATCCTGATCTCCGGTGAGTCTGGAGCGGGCAAGACGGAGGCCTCCAAGATCATCATGAAGTACATTGCGGCGGTGACGAATACGCAGGGTCAGAACGAAATCGAGAG AGTAAAGAACGTGCTGATCCAGAGCAATGCGATCCTGGAGACCTTTGGCAATGCGAAGACCAACCGCAACGACAACTCCAGCCGCTTCGGCAAGTACATGGACATCGAGTTCGACTACAAGGCGGATCCCGTGGGTGGCATCATCACCAACTATCTCCTCGAGAAGTCGCGcgtggtgcagcagcagcccggCGAGCGGAACTTCCACAGTTTCTACCAG CTGCTTCGTGGAGCCAACGACAACGAACTGCGGCAATATGAGCTGCAGAAGGAAACGGGCAAGTATCACTACTTGAACCAGGGCAGCATGGACATCCTGACGGAGAAGTCCGACTACAAGGGCACCTGCAACGCCTTCAAGACCCTGGGATTCTCCACGGACGAGGTGCAGACCATCTGGCGCACAATCGCCGCTGTCCTGCATCTGGGAAATGTGGAGTTCCAAA CCATTGAGGATGACCTGGTGATCAGCAACAAGCAGCACCTGAAGTCCACCGCCAAGCTGCTCCAGGTCACCGAATCGGAACTGGCCACGGCACTGACCACACGGGTAATTGCGGCCGGTGGCAATGTGATGCAGAAGGATCACAACGCCACGCAGGCGGAGTACGGAAAGGATGCGCTGGCCAAGGCCATCTACGACCGGCTCTTCACCTGGATCATCTCCCGCATCAACAGGGCGATCCTGTTCCGCGGCAGCAAGACGCAGGCGAGATTCAACTCGGTCATCGGTGTGCTGGACATTTACGGCTTCGAGATCTTCGACTGCAACAGCTTTGAGCAGTTCTGCATCAACTACTGCAACGAGAAATTGCAGCAGTTATTCATAG AACTGGTGCTTAAACAGGAGCAAGAGGAGTACCAGCGTGAGGGCATAGAATGGACCAATATTGAATACTTCAACAACAAG ATCATTTGCGATCTCGTGGAGCAGCCGCACAAGGGCATCATTGCCATCATGGACGAGGCCTGCCTCAGCGTGGGCAAGGTGACGGACGACACCCTTCTGGGGGCCATGGACAAGAACCTGAGCAAGCATCCGCACTACACCAGTCGCCAGCTGAAGCCCACCGACAAGGAGCTGAAGCATCGCGAGGATTTCCGTATCACCCACTATGCCGGCGATGTGATCTACAACATCAATGGATTCATCGAGAAGAACAAGGATACGCTGTACCAGGACTTTAAGCGCCTGCTGCACAACTCCAAGGACGCCAACCTGAGCGAGATGTGGCCCGAGGGAGCACAGGATATCAAGAAAACCACCAAGAGGCCACTGACAGCCGGCACCTTGTTCCAGAGATCGATGGCCGATCTGGTGGTTACTCTGCTGAAGAAGGAACCCTTCTATGTGCGCTGCATCAAGCCCAATGACCTTAAGAGCTCCACAGTTTTCGATGAGGAGCGCGTGCAGCACCAGGTGCGATACCTCGGCCTACTGGAGAACTTGCGCGTCCGTCGCGCCGGATTCGTTCATCGCCAGCGCTATGATAAGTTCCTGCTGCGCTACAAGATGATCTCGCAGTACACATGGCCCAATTTCCGGGCGGGAACCGACCGCGATGGTGTCCGTGTGCTGATCGAGGAGAAGAAGTTCGCCCAGGACGTGAAGTATGGCCACACAAAGATATTTATACGCTCGCCACACACCCTGTTTGCCCTGGAGCAGCAGAGGAACGAGATGATACCACACATTGTGACGCTGCTCCAGAAGCGAGTGCGTGGATGGATTGTGAGGCGAAACTTCAAGAAGATGAAGGCGGCCATTACGATCATGCGCGCCTATAAGACCTACAAGCTGCGCAGCTACGTCCAGGAGCTGGCCAACCGCTTCCGGAAAGCCAAGCAGATGCGCGACTACGGCAAGAGCATCCAGTGGCCCCAGCCGCCGCTCGCCGGACGCAAGGCGGAGGCTAAGCTGCACCGCATTTTCGATTTCTGGCGAGCCTACATGATCCTGCACAAATATCCTCGCAGTGAGTGGCCGCAGTTGCGTCTGCAGATTATCGCCGCCACAGCGCTGGCCGGAAGACGACCCTATTGGGGTCAAGCGCGCCGCTGGCTGGGCGATTACCTGGCCAACTCGCAGGACAACAGCGGATACGATGCATACAATGCGAGCGTAAGGAACATTAAGAACCACCTCGCCAACGGAGAGACCTTCCGCCAAGTGCTCTTCTCCTCATTCGCCAAGAAGTTCAACCATCGCAACAAGCAGTCCGATCGCGCCTTCATCGTTTCCGATTCCACCATCTACAAACTGGAAGGCATCAAGAAGAAATTCAAGGACATGGATCGCAACATTAAAATTAGGGAG TTGACGTCCATTAGCGTCTCACCCGGTCGGGATCAACTGATCGTCTTCCACTCGCCGAAAAACAAGGACTTGGTGTTTTCCCTGCAGGGCGAGTACACGCCCCTCAAGGAAGATCGCATTGGCGAGCTGGTGGGCATTGTCTGCAAGAAATACCATGA CCTCACGGGAACCGAGCTGCGTGTGAATGTGAGCACCAATATTGCCTGCCGCCTGGAGGACAAGGCTCGCACCATTACCGTGGAGGCGGCGTCCAATGTGGAGGTGCCCAACTTCCATCATAAAGAGGGCAACATCATCTTCGAGGTGCCGGCGGCGTATTGCGTTTAG
- the LOC122616506 gene encoding peptidyl-tRNA hydrolase ICT1, mitochondrial, with protein sequence MNKITSAFIRVLRQSSSSGGTSALLGRQLSYKSDLSLDKLYPSARLQIYTPPPPASGSDKFSGFIPMDRLEITYSRSSGPGGQHVNTVNTKVDVRFKVAQADWIPEQTRQKLLKVLANRITKDGYFYIKSDLTRSQQMNLADALEKLRTIIRSQEAVEATPPSEETLEKLRRRQERAARERLQLKRGRAQVKADRQGPSGIDL encoded by the exons atgaataaaatcaCGAGTGCCTTCATCAGAGTCCTGCGCCAGAGCAGCTCCTCCGGCGGCACCAGCGCCCTCCTCGGTCGCCAACTGTCCTACAAGAGTGATTTATCCCTGGACAAGCTCTATCCCAGCGCGCGATTGCAGATCTACacgccaccgccgccg GCCAGCGGCAGCGACAAGTTCAGCGGCTTCATTCCCATGGACAGACTGGAGATCACCTACAGCAGGAGCTCCGGACCCGGTGGTCAGCACGTGAACACGGTGAACACCAAGGTGGATGTGCGCTTCAAGGTGGCCCAGGCGGACTGGATACCCGAGCAGACGCGCCAGAAGCTGCTCAAGGTGCTGGCAAACCGGATCACCAAGGATGGCTACTTCTACATCAAGAGCGACCTCACGCGCTCCCAGCAAATGAACCTGGCCGATGCGCTGGAGAAGCTGCGCACCATCATTCGCTCCCAGGAGGCGGTGGAAGCTACCCCGCCCAGCGAGGAGACGCTGGAGAagctgcgccggcgccagGAGCGAGCGGCCCGCGAACGACTCCAACTGAAACGTGGACGCGCCCAGGTGAAAGCGGATCGGCAGGGACCCAGCGGAATAGACTTGTAG
- the LOC122621235 gene encoding alpha-ketoglutarate-dependent dioxygenase alkB homolog 6: MDFTGFEVRKCPPTVMYIPNFITSEEEQRILSHIERTPKPRWTQLLNRRLVNYGGVPHPNGMIAEEIPEWLQTYVDKVNNLGVFESQNANHVLVNEYLPGQGILPHTDGPLFHPIISTISTGAHTVLEFAKREDTTVEAEAGEDQPPEMAREVRFKLLLEPRSLLILKDTLYSDYLHAISETNEDVLCDRICNYDLCENTYKIGDHLVRRSPRISLTIRNVPKTSKMKLKFC; this comes from the exons ATGGATTTCACGGGCTTTGAAGTGCGCAAG TGCCCACCGACTGTCATGTACATTCCGAACTTCATCACTtccgaggaggagcagcgcaTCCTGAGCCACATCGAGCGGACACCGAAACCTCGATGGACGCAGCTGCTGAACCGCCGGCTGGTCAACTACGGCGGTGTGCCGCATCCCAACGGAATGATTGCCGAGGAGATTCCCGAGTGGCTGCAGACCTATGTGGACAAGGTCAACAATCTGGGTGTGTTCGAGTCGCAGAACGCCAATCATGTTTTGGTGAACGAGTATCTGCCGGGTCAGGGAATTCTGCCGCACACAGATGGACCACTATTCCACCCCATCATCTCCACCATTTCGACGGGCGCTCACACTGTGCTGGAGTTTGCCAAGCGTGAGGACACCACTGTGGAAGCAGAAGCTGGTGAAGATCAGCCGCCTGAGATGGCCCGTGAAGTGCGCTTCAAGCTGCTCCTGGAACCGCGCAGTCTGCTCATCCTGAAGGACACGCTGTACAGCGACTATCTGCACGCCATCTCCGAGACCAACGAGGATGTGCTCTGTGACCGCATCTGCAACTACGATCTGTGCGAAAACACCTACAAGATCGGGGATCACTTAGTACGCCGATCTCCGCGCATCTCCCTCACCATCCGCAACGTGCCCAAGACCAGCAAGATGAAGCTCAAGTTCTGCTAG
- the LOC122625953 gene encoding leucine-rich repeat protein 1, whose amino-acid sequence MKILCEVQVVNRSTQANKTPRAVKSTLAIGYKQSARDANGNTKKELEMVLFSGQNKTGNRYKVKDNIHAVHTKFVLDGKATIGFLQPPDNLLIKCDPIQLKGFLQTLKLGMDGKDAINLRLNIAAATAIPQKAQPQVRMVISKRSEYPIKGFPRTLKSLTINNSQLVKLSFEICTLRNLTKLDVSGNKLTKIPMELGRLALTSLHLGSNLLGEQNDWCWLRGTKLSQSLGELDLSGNGLTYFPPPLVKFQALVSLNLNNNLLSRLPFAIRRLHALRKLYVCSNKLESLPSAVEDLRIDLLDVWGNCFKEFNADAAQQMSQQKVASNSPQPLWLLAARAVDKHKLPLPAGSVPAVLIDLICEAPRCPCGELCYAQRKEDLFQRVVQPKFTSIKNLTYSREHQIYADVVLCGSSCSASVQLKELFRIIFS is encoded by the exons ATGAAAATTTTGTGCGAGGTTCAGGTGGTGAATCGCAGCACTCAGGCGAACAAGACGCCGCGTGCCGTGAAATCCACACTGGCCATCGGCTATAAGCAGAGCGCCAGAGATGCGAATGGGAACACGAAGAAGGAGCTGGAAATGGTGCTCTTCAGCGGGCAAAACAAGACTGGGAATCGCTACAAGGTAAAGGATAACATTCACGCCGTGCACACCAAGTTTGTGCTGGATGGGAAGGCCACCATTGGCTTCCTACAGCCGCCAGATAACCTGCTGATCAAGTGCGATCCCATCCAGCTGAAAGGATTCCTGCAGACCCTCAAGCTGGGCATGGATGGCAAGGACGCCATCAATTTGAGACTGAACATCGCCGCCGCCACGGCAATTCCGCAGAAGGCACAGCCCCAGGTGCGCATGGTAATCAGCAAGCGCAGCGAGTATCCCATCAAGGGATTTCCGCGCACCCTCAAGTCGCTGACCATCAACAACAGCCAGCTGGTGAAGCTGAGCTTCGAGATATGCACCCTGCGCAACCTCACAAAGCTGGATGTCAGCGGTAACAAGCTGACCAAG ATTCCCATGGAGCTGGGTCGCCTTGCGCTCACCTCGCTGCACCTGGGCAGCAACTTGCTGGGTGAGCAGAATGACTGGTGCTGGCTGCGGGGCACTAAGCTGAGTCAGTCGCTCGGCGAGCTGGATCTCTCCGGCAACGGGCTGACCTATTTTCCTCCGCCGCTGGTTAAGTTCCAGGCCCTCGTATCGCTAAACCTGAACAACAACCTGCTCAGTCGGCTGCCCTTTGCCATTCGCCGGTTGCACGCACTGCGAAAACTCTACGTGTGCAGCAACAAACTGGAGTCCCTGCCCTCTGCCGTCGAGGATCTACGGATCGACCTGTTGGATGTGTGGGGCAATTGCTTCAAGGAATTTAATGCAGATGCCGCGCAACAGATGTCTCAGCAAAAGGTGGCCTCCAACTCCCCGCAACCTCTGTGGCTTCTGGCAGCCCGGGCTGTGGATAAACATAAGCTGCCTTTGCCGGCAGGCTCTGTGCCCGCTGTGCTCATCGACCTGATTTGTGAGGCTCCCAGGTGTCCGTGCGGTGAGCTCTGCTACGCGCAGCGCAAGGAAGACCTCTTCCAGCGGGTTGTTCAGCCGAAATTCACCTCCATCAAGAACCTCACATACAGTCGCGAGCATCAGATCTATGCGGATGTAGTCCTCTGCGGTTCCAGTTGCAGTGCATCCGTTCAGCTGAAGGAACTCTTTAGAATAATCTTTTCCTGA